In Horticoccus luteus, the following proteins share a genomic window:
- a CDS encoding glycosyl hydrolase family 28 protein codes for MILDYGFASDVASRSFRLTANGAPVKVAETPPMSAAERAQLCAHYRTLPSYCHIYDEAGMHLHVAHVGAAGDVELTVETEHEIRAFNVLPHRRGGARRCTGRRLTFTSGIDAPRYFIVRVDALPPLMIVIDDPVLDACPADPSSVVDATSFLTSTCATSDRLPQGPESARIPRAAVDVPPKSSAHVTSSIDHTADLQRALAAVDGTGRTLVVPPGVYTISQLHLRGARDFRLHLAAGCLIKVRPSAPGANEHRHGLWLENCERVSITGLGCIDHQAYEHFAVAGNDYQHGLVDYYTANDLAPWITQSPLFITGSRHIAITGVTLRNGRNFNLNCRNCDDVQIRHVKILTPPACTPEYADGINTGSCQRVLIEDCLVAANDDAFASGHYFSSYDRRPASHHVVRRLLGWNLRGSGVRLGFYAAHDQGDFVFDQCDFVGQAHTSVLVHALQRRPDGSPARYGTIRFENCCFDAAHLHTLLSIEGATIERLEFCRVAFDDAPASLAVDLAGAPDHPIAALLFADVTVNGRLVRSPADLPGRIAHVARVEFR; via the coding sequence ATTTACGACGAGGCCGGGATGCACCTCCACGTCGCGCATGTAGGCGCGGCGGGCGACGTCGAACTCACCGTCGAAACCGAGCACGAGATTCGCGCGTTCAACGTGCTGCCGCACCGGCGCGGCGGCGCCCGTCGCTGCACGGGACGCCGCCTCACTTTCACAAGCGGCATCGACGCCCCGCGCTATTTCATCGTCCGCGTCGACGCGTTGCCGCCGCTCATGATCGTGATCGACGATCCCGTTCTCGACGCCTGTCCGGCCGATCCATCCTCGGTCGTCGACGCGACGTCCTTCCTCACCTCAACGTGCGCGACCAGCGACCGTTTGCCCCAAGGCCCGGAGAGCGCACGCATCCCGCGCGCTGCCGTCGACGTCCCGCCCAAGTCGTCCGCGCATGTCACGTCGTCCATTGATCACACGGCCGATCTGCAGCGCGCCCTCGCCGCCGTCGACGGCACGGGTCGCACCCTCGTTGTGCCGCCGGGCGTTTACACCATCTCGCAACTTCACCTGCGCGGCGCCCGCGACTTTCGCCTCCATCTCGCCGCCGGATGCCTGATCAAAGTCCGCCCCAGCGCGCCCGGCGCCAACGAGCACCGCCATGGTCTCTGGCTGGAAAACTGCGAACGCGTTTCCATCACCGGCCTCGGCTGCATCGATCACCAAGCCTACGAACATTTCGCCGTCGCGGGAAACGACTACCAGCACGGCCTGGTCGATTACTACACGGCCAACGACCTCGCGCCGTGGATCACGCAATCCCCCCTCTTCATCACCGGCTCGCGCCACATCGCAATCACCGGCGTCACCCTTCGCAACGGCCGCAACTTCAACCTCAATTGCCGCAACTGCGACGACGTGCAAATCCGGCACGTCAAAATCCTCACGCCGCCCGCCTGCACGCCCGAATACGCCGACGGCATCAACACCGGAAGCTGCCAGCGTGTGCTCATCGAGGATTGTCTGGTCGCCGCCAACGACGACGCGTTTGCCTCCGGCCACTACTTCTCATCCTACGATCGCCGCCCTGCCTCCCATCACGTCGTCCGCCGCCTCCTCGGCTGGAATCTCCGCGGCAGCGGCGTGCGCCTCGGATTTTACGCCGCGCACGATCAAGGCGACTTCGTCTTCGACCAGTGCGACTTCGTCGGCCAGGCCCACACCTCCGTGCTGGTTCACGCCTTGCAACGTCGCCCGGACGGTTCGCCGGCCCGCTACGGCACGATCCGCTTTGAAAACTGCTGCTTCGATGCGGCCCACCTGCACACGTTGCTCAGCATCGAAGGCGCGACGATCGAGCGCCTGGAATTTTGCCGCGTCGCTTTCGACGACGCGCCAGCCTCCCTCGCGGTCGACCTGGCCGGTGCGCCGGACCATCCTATCGCGGCGCTGCTTTTCGCGGACGTGACCGTAAACGGCCGTCTCGTTCGCTCCCCCGCCGATCTCCCCGGCCGCATCGCGCACGTCGCCCGCGTGGAATTTCGCTGA